A genomic region of bacterium contains the following coding sequences:
- a CDS encoding aldo/keto reductase, giving the protein MKYRKLGRSGLEVSEISLGCWTLGGLNWVDGVQNGWANVDEAEVKRAIDHALDQGVNHFDNADVYGNGRAERMLSRILGDRSKKVSIATKVGWFPGTAEHAYEPAHIRHQCEQSLLNLKRDVIDLYYFHHGDFGKDDRYLDEAVAVMRKLKTEGKIRLIGQSAYSSADFTRLVPKVQPDVLQSWAHIMDDQFIQEGGPVRRLMDEKGMSFVAFSPLNQGILLGKFDPKAPPKFEAGDHRLGDKRFTTEELLKVGPKIERLKERFGGDVKSLARVALQYLLANPVVACVIPGFRNLGQVQVNLAGWDQPLAPGDLDFIRETFSK; this is encoded by the coding sequence ATGAAATACAGGAAATTGGGCCGCTCCGGCCTGGAAGTCTCCGAGATCAGCCTGGGCTGTTGGACCCTGGGCGGGCTCAATTGGGTGGATGGGGTCCAGAACGGCTGGGCCAACGTGGATGAGGCCGAGGTCAAAAGGGCCATCGACCACGCCCTGGACCAAGGGGTCAATCATTTCGACAACGCCGACGTCTACGGCAACGGCCGGGCCGAACGGATGCTTTCCCGCATCCTAGGCGACCGTTCGAAGAAGGTCTCCATCGCCACCAAGGTCGGCTGGTTCCCCGGCACCGCCGAGCACGCCTACGAGCCGGCCCACATCCGCCACCAATGCGAGCAATCCCTTCTCAACCTGAAACGGGACGTGATCGACCTTTACTATTTCCATCACGGGGACTTCGGGAAGGACGATCGGTACCTGGACGAGGCCGTGGCGGTCATGCGCAAGCTCAAGACCGAGGGCAAGATCCGCCTCATCGGCCAGTCCGCCTATTCCAGCGCCGATTTCACGCGCCTGGTCCCGAAGGTCCAACCCGATGTGCTCCAGAGCTGGGCCCACATCATGGACGACCAGTTCATCCAAGAGGGGGGCCCGGTGCGGCGGCTGATGGACGAAAAAGGAATGAGCTTCGTGGCCTTCTCGCCCCTGAACCAGGGCATCCTCCTGGGCAAGTTCGACCCCAAGGCTCCGCCCAAGTTCGAGGCGGGCGACCACCGGCTGGGCGACAAGCGTTTCACCACCGAGGAGCTCTTGAAAGTGGGCCCCAAGATCGAGCGATTGAAGGAAAGGTTCGGCGGTGACGTGAAGTCCCTGGCCCGGGTGGCCTTGCAGTACCTGCTCGCCAACCCCGTGGTGGCTTGCGTCATCCCGGGTTTCCGGAACCTGGGGCAGGTCCAGGTGAACCTCGCCGGTTGGGACCAACCCTTGGCCCCCGGGGACCTGGATTTCATCCGGGAAACATTCTCGAAATAG
- a CDS encoding carboxypeptidase M32, which produces MDASKAYEQLLDRMKEIALLGNTAGVLGWDQEVYMPGANAPYRAEQLSLLAGMIHAKFTDPKVGEWIAQASSSKEMTGNPESNSAVNLREWKKSYERSTKLPQRLVEEMTRVTSQAQVEWVEARKKNEFKRFQPWLDKIIPLCQEQAKCYGYEKHPYDALLEDYEPGLTTEELDRLFPPLKKKLSDLVQKIGNSKKKPDLSILKRPCPIPAQQAFCRELSEGIGFDFERGRIDVSAHPFTTGLGPGDTRITTRFEETNFENAFFSTLHEGGHGIYDQNLPSSMELYGTPRASAVSLGIHESQSRLWENLVGRSLPFWKHFFPRLKKAFPGTFDDLTVEAFHFAINHSAPSFIRTESDEVTYNLHICLRYDIEVGLIGGKLKTADIPAAWNEAMRNYLGVTPPTDALGCLQDVHWSHGSFGYFPTYTLGNLYSAQFFAAADKELGGLDAKFEKGDFAPLKGWLNKKIHALGQTYRAGDLCKKVTGQDLTSDFFLDHLGKKFGGLYGF; this is translated from the coding sequence ATGGACGCATCGAAAGCTTATGAACAACTGCTGGACCGCATGAAGGAGATCGCCCTCTTGGGCAACACCGCCGGGGTCCTGGGATGGGACCAGGAGGTCTATATGCCCGGGGCCAACGCCCCCTACCGGGCGGAACAACTTTCCCTTCTGGCGGGCATGATCCACGCCAAATTCACCGATCCGAAGGTCGGGGAATGGATCGCCCAGGCTTCCTCCTCCAAAGAAATGACCGGGAACCCGGAAAGCAACAGCGCGGTGAACTTAAGGGAATGGAAGAAGTCCTATGAACGGTCCACCAAGCTCCCCCAACGGCTGGTGGAGGAGATGACCCGGGTCACCTCCCAGGCCCAGGTGGAATGGGTCGAGGCCCGCAAGAAGAACGAATTCAAGCGCTTCCAGCCCTGGCTCGACAAGATCATTCCCCTCTGCCAGGAACAGGCCAAGTGCTACGGCTATGAAAAGCACCCCTACGATGCCCTCTTGGAGGATTACGAACCCGGCCTGACCACGGAGGAACTGGACAGGCTCTTCCCGCCCTTGAAGAAGAAGCTCTCCGACCTGGTGCAGAAGATCGGGAATTCCAAGAAAAAACCCGACCTTTCCATCCTCAAGCGTCCCTGCCCCATCCCCGCCCAGCAGGCCTTCTGTCGGGAACTTTCCGAGGGGATCGGGTTCGACTTCGAAAGGGGCCGCATCGACGTGTCCGCCCATCCTTTCACCACCGGCCTGGGGCCCGGGGATACCCGGATCACCACCCGATTCGAGGAGACCAACTTCGAGAACGCCTTCTTCAGCACCCTGCACGAGGGCGGCCATGGCATCTATGACCAGAACCTGCCTTCCTCGATGGAACTCTACGGGACCCCCCGCGCCTCGGCCGTCTCCCTGGGGATCCATGAGTCCCAATCGCGCCTCTGGGAGAACCTGGTGGGCCGCAGCCTGCCTTTCTGGAAACATTTCTTCCCCCGGTTGAAGAAGGCTTTCCCGGGCACCTTCGACGACCTGACCGTGGAAGCCTTCCACTTCGCCATCAACCACTCGGCGCCTTCCTTCATCCGCACCGAATCCGACGAGGTGACCTACAACCTGCACATCTGCCTTCGCTATGACATCGAGGTGGGGCTCATCGGGGGAAAGCTCAAGACCGCGGACATCCCCGCCGCCTGGAACGAGGCCATGAGGAACTACCTGGGAGTGACGCCGCCGACGGACGCCTTGGGATGCCTGCAGGATGTGCATTGGAGCCACGGGAGCTTCGGGTACTTCCCCACCTACACCCTCGGGAACCTCTACTCGGCCCAATTCTTCGCGGCCGCCGACAAGGAACTGGGCGGTTTGGACGCCAAGTTCGAAAAAGGCGACTTCGCCCCCTTGAAGGGCTGGTTGAACAAGAAGATCCACGCCCTGGGACAGACCTATCGGGCGGGGGACCTTTGCAAGAAGGTCACCGGCCAGGACCTGACCAGCGACTTCTTTTTGGATCATCTCGGGAAAAAGTTCGGCGGTTTATACGGGTTTTGA
- a CDS encoding L-threonylcarbamoyladenylate synthase, with amino-acid sequence MIEIEKAAEIIQEGGLVAFPTETVYGLGADALNPLAVARIFEAKNRPQFDPLIVHVADLRQAEILVKSLPAAALKLAGRFWPGPLTLVLPKSDLVPDLVTSSMPNVAIRVPRHPLALQLIRESGRPIAAPSANLFGQVSPTTAEHVRRSLGNKVDLVLDGGACEVGVESTIISLAGNKAALLRPGGVPLEEIEALIGPLTVQTQAGEKPLAPGQLESHYAPRTLLVLGPQTRLTGGKAGYLGLKEPGNPGAYQAVEVLSAKGDLREAAAGLFAALRRLDDRSLDRIEAFPVPDEGLGRAINDRLQRAAHKPPVA; translated from the coding sequence ATGATCGAGATCGAAAAAGCCGCGGAGATCATCCAGGAAGGTGGGTTGGTGGCCTTCCCCACCGAGACCGTCTACGGCTTGGGCGCCGACGCCCTGAACCCCTTGGCGGTGGCCCGGATCTTCGAGGCCAAGAACCGCCCCCAATTCGATCCGCTCATCGTGCACGTGGCCGACCTGCGCCAGGCCGAGATCCTGGTGAAGTCCTTGCCTGCGGCCGCCCTCAAGCTGGCCGGACGCTTCTGGCCGGGTCCCCTGACCTTGGTGCTCCCCAAATCGGACCTGGTGCCCGACCTGGTGACCTCCTCCATGCCCAACGTGGCCATCCGCGTTCCCCGTCATCCGCTGGCCCTTCAATTGATCCGGGAGTCGGGCCGCCCGATCGCCGCGCCCAGCGCCAATCTTTTCGGGCAAGTGAGCCCCACGACCGCCGAACACGTCCGCCGTTCCTTGGGGAACAAGGTGGACCTGGTCCTGGACGGGGGCGCCTGTGAAGTCGGGGTGGAGTCGACCATCATCTCGTTGGCGGGGAATAAAGCGGCGCTCTTACGCCCGGGCGGTGTGCCTTTGGAGGAGATCGAGGCCCTCATAGGTCCTTTGACGGTCCAGACCCAGGCGGGCGAGAAGCCCTTGGCGCCGGGACAATTGGAGAGCCATTACGCTCCACGGACGTTGCTCGTCCTGGGGCCCCAGACCCGCCTCACCGGCGGCAAGGCCGGATACCTGGGGCTGAAGGAACCGGGGAACCCCGGGGCCTACCAGGCCGTCGAGGTCCTCTCGGCCAAAGGAGACCTTCGGGAAGCCGCCGCCGGCCTCTTCGCCGCCTTGCGCCGCCTGGACGACCGGAGCCTGGACCGCATCGAGGCTTTCCCGGTGCCGGACGAGGGCCTGGGCCGGGCGATCAATGACCGCCTCCAACGGGCCGCCCACAAACCTCCGGTCGCCTAG
- a CDS encoding response regulator, whose product MQRNDFKILIAEDDPGARKLYEKTFRQEGYEVVLVASGSEMMAELDEQRFDLLITDLKLDGMSALEVLPHIRQRNSNMPIIVVSGYYVNLLEEFHQKGFNVDLFLHKPLGLSDLKAAVRRILGLPLEETSRGGAAS is encoded by the coding sequence ATGCAACGCAACGATTTCAAGATCCTGATCGCCGAAGACGACCCGGGGGCCCGAAAACTTTATGAGAAGACCTTCCGCCAGGAAGGCTACGAGGTGGTCCTGGTCGCTTCGGGCAGCGAGATGATGGCCGAATTGGACGAACAGCGGTTCGACCTGCTCATCACCGACCTCAAATTGGACGGGATGAGCGCTTTGGAGGTCCTCCCCCACATCCGCCAACGAAATTCCAACATGCCGATCATCGTGGTCTCGGGTTACTACGTGAACCTATTGGAGGAATTCCACCAGAAGGGGTTCAACGTGGACCTGTTCCTGCACAAACCCCTGGGGCTTTCCGACCTGAAGGCGGCGGTTCGCCGCATCCTGGGATTGCCCCTGGAAGAGACCTCCCGGGGCGGGGCGGCTTCCTGA